The following is a genomic window from Aeromonas sp. FDAARGOS 1405.
GAGCTCCTTTTTCAGCACGGTGCCGAGATTGCGCAGACTCACCTCCCCGACCGCCATGGCACGTACTATGGTGGTGGTGATCTGGGTGCCGCTGTTACCGCCAGTACCGATCAGGAGCGGAATGAAGAAGGCCAGCGCGATGGCGGCTTCCAGCTGCTCCTCGAATGCCCGCAGCACGGTGCCGGTGTAAGCTTCCGCCACGAACAGGATAAGCAGCCAGCCCACCCGTTTGCGCCACAACTGCCAGGGGGTCGCCTGCAAGTAAGGGGTATCGAGCGGTGATGAGCCACCCTGCATCTCGGCATCCTCGGTAGATTCAAGCTCCAGGATGTCGGCGGCATCATCGACGTGGAAAATACCGACCAGTCGCCCCTGGTCCTCGACCGGCAATACCGACAGGTCGCGGTCGATCAGCAGGCGCGCCGCCAGCTCCTGATCAGCCCGAGCGTTGATCCGCACCGTCTCCCGGTCCATCAGGTTAGCGACACTGGCCTCGGGGTCAGCAATCAGCAAGCTCTTGAGCGAGATACTCCCCTGTAGACGGCCATCCACGTTGACCACATAGATGTGGCGGAACAGCTGGGCATTGTCCCAGGCATCGTGGATCAGCTGCTTGGCCTTGCCGACGGAATCCTGTTCGCTCACTGCCAGATACTCGTGGCGCATATTGGCCCCGACGGACTCAGGCGGCCAATCCAGCAGTGAGTAGTAGATGGCCTGCGCCTGGGTCGGGAAGCGAGCCAGCAACATGGTGCGATCCTGACGACTCAGTTTGCGCAGGATAGCCACCATTTCGCGACGGGGAATAGCCTCCTGCAACACGCTGACGATGCTGCCATGGAGCCGCAGCAAAAGGCGACCGGCACTCTCTGCGGAGAGAGAAGCGATCAGTTCTGCCCCTTCTGACGCAGGCAAGGTGTCAAAGATGCAGTTGAGCTCTTCCGGACGCAGGGTCAGCAGCTGATCGGCGCGCTGAACCGGATCCAGATTGTGTTCCAGCCAGCCTTGCAGGCTGGCGAGATCGAGCAGTTGATGACGGTTGAGAATGGTGTGTGTTTTCTTCATCACAAAGAACCTCATGTGATTTCAGGCAAGCCTGAGCGCGAGCGGAGACCGTTCGCTGTCTGAAAGAAAACAGCAATTTGATTGACGAGTAATAGGCAGGAAATGACGCCGTTCGGCGTGTCATCATCCCCACGTACCAGCTTTAGCACTGCATAACGTATCCGGCATGCCGGAAGCCACTTGGGTTTACACCTTAATCCGATGAAAACTGTCCTGATCTTGGGCGTCTCTGGACGTCGTGAGATCAGTGGCCTGTGTTTATACAGGAGCCTCGCCTAACGAGATGCTGCAAATAATATGCACAACCCTCTGTTGTGCGGGCGGCATGATTATCCAATCCCACCGGGAGGTCAACCCCGCCTCAACCATGAAACCGAGTATGGCAACAGCTTGTTACAATTGTCCGACAATACCAGGGGAACTCTGCCGGAAACCCACAGTAAAAAGGCCCCATAGGGGCCTTTTCTTAGCGAATATAGTCAAATAATGTCAGACGACTTATTTTGCTAAACGAGAGTTGTGAGGCACTCAAGGCAGCATCTTCTTTGGACAACGTTGAAATCACCTCATAGAGATCGGCCTCCGACACCTTGGATCTCGCTTCGGCGTTGAGAGTGCTCAATCCCTCGTTGGACCCCATCACCTGCTCCAGACTATTCATACGGCCACCCAGCTCACCCAACCCGTGATCGATATTCAAACGAGCATTTTTCATATGAACAGTGGCATCAGCCACTTTTTGCTCAAAGCTCTCCGCGGAAATATTGGGGTCACGCAGAGCAGTAATAAAATCCGACATCCCGTTCAACACGTTGTCATTTTTGGGAGGATTAAGAGCAAACTGCTGGGCTGCGCCACCTGCAGGCTGGTCCAGTGTCAATTCGAGACCATTGAACGGTATTTTGGTACCAGGAGTGTAATTGCCCGTCTGCAGAGTATTGCCACCGGCATCTTTGATATCATAGGTATCAGGTGGGCCAATGGTGGTAGAAACAGTGTAGGTGTTGCTGGGCAGTGTCGGGTCATAACTTGCTTTATAGAAATTATCAAAATCCCCCTGATCACCGACCCCGACGTTGATATTTGCACTGGTGGCACTGGCGGTTCTTCTGGTCGCTACGATTTCAAACAGATCCTGTCCAGAATCATTGGCAGCAATTTGCACTGTGGGTGATACCTGAATATTTCGCTGGCCAGGATCACCCTGATAAATGTATTTGCCGTTGGCGTCTCTTATATAGGGCTGTGTCTTGCTCTGATTGCCACCGAAAATAAATTCACCCGATGAGTTCTTGCTGTTCATCAGGTCAAACATTTGCTGCTGCAACCCTTCCAGTTCGCTGGCGATGGCCTTGCGGTCATCAAGGCTGATGGCACCATTATTGGACTTCTGGATCAGGGTCTGGGCACTGAGCATCGCAGTATTGAGAGAATCCAATACCGTCTCTTCATGTCCCAGGCTGTTCTGCAGCAAACTGCCATTCACACTGTACTGTTTGAACAACTCAATCTCTTTGGTCAATGCCATCTTCTGGCTCATGCCTGCTGGATCTTCACCAGCAGTCTGAAACTTGTTGCCGGTTTGCAACTGCTGATAGGCCTTGTCCAGCCGCTCGTTGGTATTGGTCAGGGAGTAAAGATTCCGATCGTAGATCATGTTGGTGGTGATGCGCATGACGTTACCTCACGGACGAAAGCAATGTATCGAAGATGGTTTTGGCCGTACTGACCACCTGGGCGGATGCCGCATAAGATTGCTGGAAACGGATCAGATTGGCCGCCTCCTCCTCCAGATTGACCCCGGAGACGCTCTCATAGATCCCGGTACTCTGGATCAGCTTGGATTCATTGGCTTTAAGCAGAGTTTTTGCCTGGCTCGTATTGTTGCCCACTTCCATCACCAAGCCTGAGTAAGCCTGGTTGAAAGTCATCTTGTCGTTGGTCGTTCCCCCGTTGGTACTCTTGCGCACCAGATCCTTGTTTTGCAACTCCGCCATAGCCAAGCCATTACTGTTGTCAGCAAAACCATTGGTATTGTAACTGAGCTGGAAGCTGTCGGTTTGTACTACCGTGCCGGTAATACTGAACTCGTAGCCCGGGCTCTGTTTAGGGTTGCTATAGACCGCGGGTCCGCCCGGAAAGGGGCTGACGATAGATGCCATCAAATTCTGCCCTTTGCTGGCTGCCGGAGCGATTCCTATCAAGGTAGTCCCATCACCGGCATATACCTCATAGTTGCCGTTGTTGCCGATCTTGACGATCTGGGGCGCGGCGGGATCCAGGCTATTGGTACCAAAACCGGAACCCGTTCCGGTATTGAAGACACCATCCAGTTTAATGTCCGCACTGCCGATGTTGTTGGTTGTCTTCTGCACTTTAAGCGGTGCAGCCAGGGCCAGGTCTTCCGGCCGGGTGATCTGCTGAGCAAGCCCGGCAGCAGCCCCCTTTGCCGGTTGCAGTAGCAGCTTGTCTCCTGCCGCCGGTGTGCCGGTAAGATCGATCGAGATCCCGTGACCAGCCAGTTCAAACGTCGCTGGCGGCGTGGTGCCTGTTGCCACAGAAGTTCGATTTCCTGCTTTGTCCAGCGAGAACACCTCATATCCGGTCGCACTGCTAAAGCGTACTTCATAATCGAAAGGGGTCACTGAGCTTCCTTTGCCTGCGACGAAGCTGACATTCGCCCCGACCGACCCCGTGTTGTCGCCATAAGGCAATCCCTTGCTGGTTGGCAGGGTGAAAATATCGCTGCCCAACTCGTTGTCCAGATCCATCCCGAGACGGTTTTGCTGATTCATGGCATCTGCCATCGCAACGGCCAACTGCCCCAGCTCACGCTTGGTCGGCTCCAGGTCGGTACGCGCCTTGAACAACCCTCCTATGGCTCCCCCAAACGTATCGTGATCAATGAGAGCCTGATTGTCGCCAAGGGTCAGTTGCAACTCCTGATCACGGGAATCAGGGTCTCCTGCCACCACCTTGAACTGGGCAACGCCTCCATCCAGGATCAGCGAATGACCAGTACTCATATTGACCAGCATGCTACCGTTGGGTTGAGCAACGGTGCGAATATCCATCTTCTCGGAAAGCTGTCTTATTGCCTCGTCACGCTGATCAAACAACATCAGGTTCTCTTCGGGTGATCCCTGAGTGCGAATGATCGCCTGGTTGAGATCATTGATACTGGTCAACAAGCTGTTGACCTGCTTGGTTTCATCTTCAATACGGGTATTGAGGGTATCGCTGTGCTTGTCGAGCTGGGCCGATAGTGTGTGAAATCGGTTTACCATACCACTCAACTCCGTCATCACTACCTTGCGGCCCCCGATCTCGGCGGGCGATTCATTTGCCGAATGAAAGGACTTGAAATAAGAGGTAATGGTCTCACCCACACTGTTGCTGGTGTCTCCCAGCAGGCGATCCACATCGGCCAGCTGTTCGTAATGGGTCAGAGATGCGTAAAAGGCAGAGGTATCGCGACGCACCTCTCCCTGCATATAGCTGTTGATCACTCGCTCGGTCTTGATATCACCGGTACCAAGACCGATGGCATTGGTATACACCAGCGTACGCTCGCGCACATAGCCCTGGCTATTGACGTTCACGATGTTGTTACTGGTGCTCTGCAACAGACGCTGCTGGGCCAGCACGCCCGATGATCCAATTCCAAGCAGATCGCTTGCCATATTTACAGCTCCATCTCGTTGTATCGGGCAATGGCATCACTGCGCAATACCTGTTTCAGTTTTCTGGCGTAGTGCGGATCGGTGGCATAACCTGCCTGTTGCAATGCCTCGAAGTAGCGATCCGGACTGTCCACCTTGGCCAGGGCCCCCTTGTAGCGCGAACCCGAGGTGAGAAAGTCCACATAGTCATTGAAGCTCTCTTCA
Proteins encoded in this region:
- a CDS encoding flagellar basal body rod C-terminal domain-containing protein — its product is MASDLLGIGSSGVLAQQRLLQSTSNNIVNVNSQGYVRERTLVYTNAIGLGTGDIKTERVINSYMQGEVRRDTSAFYASLTHYEQLADVDRLLGDTSNSVGETITSYFKSFHSANESPAEIGGRKVVMTELSGMVNRFHTLSAQLDKHSDTLNTRIEDETKQVNSLLTSINDLNQAIIRTQGSPEENLMLFDQRDEAIRQLSEKMDIRTVAQPNGSMLVNMSTGHSLILDGGVAQFKVVAGDPDSRDQELQLTLGDNQALIDHDTFGGAIGGLFKARTDLEPTKRELGQLAVAMADAMNQQNRLGMDLDNELGSDIFTLPTSKGLPYGDNTGSVGANVSFVAGKGSSVTPFDYEVRFSSATGYEVFSLDKAGNRTSVATGTTPPATFELAGHGISIDLTGTPAAGDKLLLQPAKGAAAGLAQQITRPEDLALAAPLKVQKTTNNIGSADIKLDGVFNTGTGSGFGTNSLDPAAPQIVKIGNNGNYEVYAGDGTTLIGIAPAASKGQNLMASIVSPFPGGPAVYSNPKQSPGYEFSITGTVVQTDSFQLSYNTNGFADNSNGLAMAELQNKDLVRKSTNGGTTNDKMTFNQAYSGLVMEVGNNTSQAKTLLKANESKLIQSTGIYESVSGVNLEEEAANLIRFQQSYAASAQVVSTAKTIFDTLLSSVR
- the mgtE gene encoding magnesium transporter, giving the protein MKKTHTILNRHQLLDLASLQGWLEHNLDPVQRADQLLTLRPEELNCIFDTLPASEGAELIASLSAESAGRLLLRLHGSIVSVLQEAIPRREMVAILRKLSRQDRTMLLARFPTQAQAIYYSLLDWPPESVGANMRHEYLAVSEQDSVGKAKQLIHDAWDNAQLFRHIYVVNVDGRLQGSISLKSLLIADPEASVANLMDRETVRINARADQELAARLLIDRDLSVLPVEDQGRLVGIFHVDDAADILELESTEDAEMQGGSSPLDTPYLQATPWQLWRKRVGWLLILFVAEAYTGTVLRAFEEQLEAAIALAFFIPLLIGTGGNSGTQITTTIVRAMAVGEVSLRNLGTVLKKELSTGLLISGAIAMAAWVRAWSLGVGPQIGMVVTFTIIAIVLWSATVASIIPMVLRRFRIDPAVVSAPFIATLVDGTGLIIYFEMAKLLLPELQ
- the flgL gene encoding flagellar hook-associated protein FlgL, producing MRITTNMIYDRNLYSLTNTNERLDKAYQQLQTGNKFQTAGEDPAGMSQKMALTKEIELFKQYSVNGSLLQNSLGHEETVLDSLNTAMLSAQTLIQKSNNGAISLDDRKAIASELEGLQQQMFDLMNSKNSSGEFIFGGNQSKTQPYIRDANGKYIYQGDPGQRNIQVSPTVQIAANDSGQDLFEIVATRRTASATSANINVGVGDQGDFDNFYKASYDPTLPSNTYTVSTTIGPPDTYDIKDAGGNTLQTGNYTPGTKIPFNGLELTLDQPAGGAAQQFALNPPKNDNVLNGMSDFITALRDPNISAESFEQKVADATVHMKNARLNIDHGLGELGGRMNSLEQVMGSNEGLSTLNAEARSKVSEADLYEVISTLSKEDAALSASQLSFSKISRLTLFDYIR